Within Phycodurus eques isolate BA_2022a chromosome 7, UOR_Pequ_1.1, whole genome shotgun sequence, the genomic segment gatgGCCAGGGCTGAAGCCTGAGCCGTGCGAGAGCagggaaaacacattttcattcatgGAGGCAGCAGTTTATACACTACACTGTGTGTCCGTATGTTGAGCACGAACATCACCAAAGACAAATACCACCTCACCGCACTGACAACTTCAACAAGTAATCAACTTTGTGCTGCTCATcagatgctaatgctaatctgtgagTCAACacaactcaatgcagctctgcttaccttttgattTATAGCAAAGGGGTGTGGGTGTTTCAGCATGACAGTGCCTCTGAATGATTGTGTTTCAGAGAGTGTAGTCACAACCGAACcctcattttacacttgatgaATCAGCAGACAGTTAAGATATCCAACGGTTTGTATACAAGACatgaaaaagttatttttccaaACTCGTCGCCTCGCTGGCACAATTTTCCCTCTTGTGAAATTCAGCGGGACAACGCGGTTCTGTGGTTGGCAAAGTGTGGACCATAAGCAGCCAGATAGCGCGATGCACAATGGTAcccttccatctatccatccatccattttctgagccgcttctcctcactagggttgcggacgtgctggagcctatcccagctatcatcgggcaggaggcggggtacaccctgaactggttgccagccaatcgcagggcacatacaaacaaacaaccattcgcactcacattcacacctacgggcaatttagagttttcaattaacctaccatgcatgttttttgggatgtgggaggaaaccggagtgcccggagaaaacccacgcaggcacggggagaacatccaaactccacacaggcggggccggggattgaaccccgctcctcagaactgtgaggctgacgctctaaccagtcgtccaccgtgccgcccaatggTACCCTtaggtgatttatttatttatttttctcccctCCTCCTCGCCCCGCGATGTGCGGCCGGCAACTGCCAAACGCTGTTGTTCTGGACCTCCAGCGTCTACTCTAACCCCTGTCGGGCTAGCAAGGGGCCGTGGGGCGGCAGCTCCCGTCCGGTTCGTCGCTGGCTCGTAACGCATTACACGTGGGCTAGATGGCGGAGACACTGGAgcccaaatatttttattggtgtttatatagtggggcaGGGCCCCATGCTAGAAATGCGTTTTTAGAcctgcccccccaaaaatcaggcCAACTGAGATGATGAAGAATTTTAAGCTATTTCTCAACAGTTCAGTGCTAAAttgttttcagtctttgcatgttttcaggacttatcttcaaacatatttcatgtatttaaaaaaaaaaatgacagtgacTTTCGTTCAACTTTAAAGAAAGACATAAAAGTGGATGTCCTGGGAAATTTAGGTttctcaaacacctgttgtaaaTTTTACTCTTCAGCTACTTGGTAGAGGACTCAAGTAACCAGAGAACAAACTACATTCCACACTTCATCGTCGCACCGTCACCTTTGATAGAAATACCTTTCCTGAAAGCTGCGTAGGGCCTGGGAGAATCCCGTCACAACAGAGGGGTGGGATCACTTTAAACTGTGTGTACATAAAGCATAGTGGCAGCATACTGAGCCTGCAGACAGAGAGCACTGCAGGGACCCACTGGGCGCTGGAGACCTTGGCTTACTGTGCGTTACGCAACAAGACGAGCCCATTCTACTTTTCTGGATCCGGCTCAGACATGGGGATGCACGGTTCCAAGTCTCGGAGGCAAGCGCAGGTCCTGATGCTGGGCCTGGACGAATCCGGGAAGAGCACTTTGCTCTACAAACTCAAGTACAACGAAAGGGTGGTGACGGTGCCCACCGTTGGCTTCAACGTGGCGATGGTGGAGACGGACAGGAGCAGCCCGGGTCTCACCGTCTGGGATGTGGGCGGCCAGAAGAAGATGAGGCCTCACTGGAAGCATCACTACGCCGACACGGCCGGGCTGGTGTTTGTGGTGGACAGCGCGGACCCCGGGAGGCTGGAGGAGGCACGCAAAGAGCTCCATTGGGTAATTAAAGCTAATGTTTTGATACAGATCATTCACAGTACATAAACTCTCAGGGCTGCACTGCAGGATTGCATGCAAAACGATGTGACTTGAATTTATTATGCACTTTACTAAACAAGCACCAGTTTCTATTTGATCCTTTGTGTAGTAATACAGCGGTACAGTAGCTCGAAAATGAGAGAACTGACTAATGAGTTTTTCCAGATACGTTACAATGTTGCTATAGTTACTTGTAACCATTTAAGGAATGTatagttgaacacaaacggtgcagcaacacatttagacagacaatataacattaCTCACAGGGATATATTCGTCATCCTcagcaaaaattaaaaaaaaagtaatattactgcagtttattactactcttctttgtgtatttattatgcATCTGTTATCTTGctcccctggtggccaaggcatgcacactAAAAGGAGCCGCAcagtccattgaattgaaggaTGGAATCATGATACCaatttctggatgttgttgatactgtatatggctttcgctttgcatggtagagtttttacttgcatttgtagatggcACAACAAACtattaactgacaatggttttctgaaaggttcctgagcccacgtggcaatattcTTTCCACACTGATGCCGGTTTTGAATGCActgctgcctgagggattgaacgtcacaggcattcaatgttggttttcggccttgctgcttacatgaagaggtttctccagattctctgaatcttttgatgatattgaagaagacgaagaagaatcacctttattgtcatgaacatgcatgcatgcatgcatccacacgaaatttgttctttccattttacccatcacagtgaacacataaacatacacatgttagtggaagacactggagcagggggcagctgaagcacccggggagcatttcggggtatcagtgtcttcctcaaggacaccacagccgtgagtccgggggatgttggtggatggtccagtcggggtcttgaacctaggtccgcCACAGTGGCAGGCAATGAgtttaaccattgggccacggctgtgggccgtagatgatgaaatcccgaaattccttgtaCTTTGAAAAACATCTCAAACTTGGACTAATTGCTAATACAGTTGACAAAGTGGTGAATCTTGCCCCATCCTTGCTAGCGAACAACTGAGCATTTCAAGAATGCTAatttcatacccaatcatggcactcacctgtttccaattaccctgttcacctgcggaatgttccaaacaggtgttgttgtttttttaagcattcctcaactttcctagtattttgttgcccctgtccccagctttttgggaatgtattgcaggcatcaaattcaaaatgagagaatatttgcacaaaaagttccagtttgaacattaaatatattttctttgtagtgttttcaactgaatatacagtaggttgaaaaggatttgcaattggaattggggtttgtatgaaaaaatgtatattttcaagtTATACAGCGCACATTTTGTGTTCATTCACTGATGACGTCATGTGGCAGAAGGTGACACAAACGCCTGAAAGGCGTGCCTCTGGTTGTCCTCTCCAACAAACAGGATCTGCGCGGGGCTCTGAGTCCCGAAGCGGTCTGCCAGATGCTGGACCTGAGGCGAGTGTGTGAGGGCAGCAGGCCGTGGTTCATCCAGCCCTGCTCGGGCATCACGGGCACAGGGCTGGAGGAAGGTTTCAGGAGGATGGTGTACCTGATGAAGACCCCGCTTAGACAGACACAAGAGGACATCCAGGTTAAGATTAAGTCAAAGGGCTTCAGGATCACGGCCTTGTTATGCGGCTGATTTCTCGTGGCGAGAGAAGCGCTTATATAATGATTAATCCAATCACATGTTGAGTTCATTCTTATCTGGCTGCCTCATAGGTATAATCAAATTAAAGTGTGGCATTTAAAGATGGATTATCTCAACAGAGCGGACTATGCATACTGTGAcaggaagtctttttttttttcttgaataataGGCCGTGACAAGAGTCCACGAAAAGTCCAAGGGTGACAACACTTGCGTGTCATGAGAATACTGTTGGAATTGTTGGTAAAATGCTAAACGTGttacacaaaaacattcctGAATGTTTGGATTGTAATGTATAAATCCAGATTATGCAGTACATCTATTTGGAAGGACAGCCTCTCAAAAGCCTCTCAAAAAGACAAAGTGTGCATAAATTTTTATCGATAATTTTGACACTAACTGGGctgctttatttgttttaacaatgaaaaattttttgttgtacatatttttttcattttttacctTTATTTTAAAACTAGAAATATTCTGGAATAAAatgaggatttaaaaaaaaataattccatttAATGTAGCAGTAtgtaaatacaaacacaatcatttgaatatgatttttttgATGCTGTCATTGTattcctttatttaaaaaaaatgtcatacaattgttttatgttattttaatttgcaatctcacatactgtacatgcacgtGTTCAGACAACATGATACATTTCTCTCAAAAAAGGAACTAgttgttcatatatatatatccatccattcattttctgagccacttatcctcactagggtcgtgggcatgctggagcctatcccagttgtcatcgggcaggaggtggagtacaccctgaactggttgccagccaatcgcagggcacatagaaacaaacaaccatttgcactcacagtcatgcctacggggaatttagagtctccaattaatgcatgtttttgggatgtgggaggaaaccggagtgcccggagaaaacccacgcaggcacggggagaacatgcaaactccacacaggcggggccggggattgaacccgggtcctcagaactgtgaggctgacgctctaaccagtcgttcaccgtgcgtgtgtgcgtgtgtgtgcgtgtgtgcgtgtgtgtgtgtatatatatatatatatatatatatatatatatatatatatatatatatatatatatatatatatatatatatatatatatatatatatatatatatttatatatatgcattcaattaataatagtaatactTATATTATGCAGTCATTTTAAGTACAagcaaatatgttttatttatttatttaatacacaCAAAACAGACAATGGAATGAGTTCCACATGATAAAAAAGTAATTCACAATAGATATTCAAAAAcgattatattaaaatattaacaaaCAGACAGCCTAAAATTAGATCTAAAgatgcatttttaattaataataataatagtgacaATAATAAGTTCCACATGATAAAACTgtaacgcacgcacacgcgcacacaacacacacacttatatataattgtatcattttttaaaacacatctaTTATACCGCTACgttattatgtttattattattttaaaataatttcaattttatttcattttttaatgtaacatcttacatactgtacatgcacatcAAAACAGATATTCCACAGtccacacaataaaactgtaataaatatattcaaaacattcaaaaacaccaaaaacatgggctgcaaaaaataaaacattaaaatgcatttttttttttttttctgaagtatATTACATATGTAAATActttatgtatacagtataccaGTCCAAGTGTGTCCGCATTAatctaaaatattacaaaacataGATTTAACAAAACTAACACAAGTAAATAACGTTACGTGACCAACTAATAGATGTTACGAAGGATTTTTTTTACGCAGGGTACGTGTTGGCGTGTAAATTAGAACGGACCAATGAGAGCAGAGAGGCTTCCCCCACCCTCCTCTCCGCCACCGGCAATCCCAGAATGCACCGCGACCTCTCTGTCGAGCAGTGGCGAAAAAAATAGTCCGCTTACAAGCGAGGCAGAGAAGAGGAACCAAGAGCAACGATAGCTTAACTGGCTAATTCCACGAGTGGAACTAACTGCGCCCCAGCCAGTCTCGCCGTAACCGCTAGCATGGCCGACAACGACAAAGTGGACAACCAGCGACTGAAGAACTTCAAAAACAAGGGTCGGGATTTGGAGGTAAAAGAGAGAGGACTcacgcttttttgttttgttagttttatgAGACATTGGCAACTTCGGCCACTTGGCTTCTCTTGTGACGTCGTTTCTAATTTCCACTATCGGGAACTTTGCCCCCAGGGCCCGACTGGGGCCTTCGCtgagtaattgtttttttgttttagatgaTTTTACTGCTAGGGCGTTGGTTTGTCCACCCT encodes:
- the LOC133405010 gene encoding ADP-ribosylation factor-like protein 14 — encoded protein: MGMHGSKSRRQAQVLMLGLDESGKSTLLYKLKYNERVVTVPTVGFNVAMVETDRSSPGLTVWDVGGQKKMRPHWKHHYADTAGLVFVVDSADPGRLEEARKELHWVIKASLKGVPLVVLSNKQDLRGALSPEAVCQMLDLRRVCEGSRPWFIQPCSGITGTGLEEGFRRMVYLMKTPLRQTQEDIQVKIKSKGFRITALLCG